A DNA window from Drosophila biarmipes strain raj3 chromosome 2R, RU_DBia_V1.1, whole genome shotgun sequence contains the following coding sequences:
- the LOC108036256 gene encoding uncharacterized protein LOC108036256: MDVMKDDFRYSNIGNSFGFVCRTIQKHCGLQQIATYEREDFRELLKILNAKERFLAARFFCQLQANVGSFRVLLQLQELRILTATQYILSKKNSDDLQVDLIIFLNSEFELLTNIFIAAAYNSEASLRLTSILTSALSHLYSGLVSNPKISTLGYVETLCKALPNTALTVCINMHLNTLLELHRADNINEAFAHFSAWINEGVDELTFVKHLCDKMFAGHQQEVLQYLFKKSNTETFRQWKFYLILVQSIASAASPETTTYIKKHLKNRLLQTASTGSLTSLLHLLLTARAASASTMDIQTNLDNYAKWYKQNIGEMTYILGTEKFQTALRLMEESLEYEKELQYLEIHVSIAISPGGRLVQAYKTKCRAHLSQLKSAAKRKASRD; encoded by the exons ATGGATGTTATGAAGGATGATTTTCGTTATTCCAATATCGGAAACAGCTTTGGTTTTGTTTGCAGG ACCATACAAAAGCATTGCGGACTTCAACAAATTGCAACATACGAAAGAGAAGATTTTCGGGAGCTTCTGAAGATTCTCAATGCCAAGGAAAGG TTCCTGGCCGCCAGGTTCTTTTGCCAGTTGCAGGCAAACGTCGGAAGTTTCAGGGTGCTCCTTCAGCTGCAAGAACTCCGCATCCTGACTGCCACGCAGTACATCCTCAG CAAGAAGAACTCGGACGATCTGCAGGTGGACCTGATCATATTCCTGAACTCCGAGTTCGAGCTCCTTACAAACATCTTCATTGCCGCAGCTTATA ATTCTGAGGCTTCCCTGCGGTTAACCTCCATCCTTACTTCAGCTTTGAGTCATCTGTACTCCGGCCTCGTGAGCAATCCTAAAATAAGCACCTTGGGCTACGTGGAGACTTTATGCAAAGCCTTGCCAA ATACCGCCCTAACTGTTTGCATTAACATGCATTTGAATACTCTTCTGGAACTCCATCGAGCGGACAATATCAACGAAGCATTTGCCCACTTCAGCGCCTGGATTAATGAGGGTGTGGATGAACTTACTTTTGTAAAGCACCTCTGCGATAAG ATGTTTGCTGGACATCAGCAGGAAGTACTCCAATACCTTTTCAAAAAGTCTAATACGGAAACCTTTAGGCAATGGAAGTTCTACCTCATTTTAGTGCAGTCCATAGCCAGTGCGGCCAGTCCAGAAACCACTACATATATCAAAA AGCATTTGAAAAACAGACTTTTGCAAACCGCTTCTACTGGCTCTCTGACATCCCTACTTCATTTGCTGCTGACGGCAAGAGCTGCCTCTGCATCAACCATGGATATTCAGACAAACCTCGACAACTACGCCAAGTGGTACAAACAGAACATAGGTGAAATGACTTACATCCTGGGCACggaaaagtttcagaccgCTTTGCGACTCATGGAGGAATCTTTGGAGTACGAAAAAGAGCTACAGTACTTGGAG aTTCATGTGTCAATTGCCATTTCCCCTGGAGGACGACTGGTTCAAGCCTACAAAACTAAATGTCGGGCACACCTATCTCAA